In Halorhabdus tiamatea SARL4B, a genomic segment contains:
- a CDS encoding YeeE/YedE thiosulfate transporter family protein: protein MSEIGLAVVAGVGFGVFFQKGRICYASALSDFFLFRSSRVGGGIVLATLLTTLSWSGAYLVGGEAGFWLPPWGLYGLIGGAIFGVGMILAGACLTSTLWRVASGSGQYGLVLGGVVVGVLLTGLAHPWLGELYFTPLWLGTGTTAFALPVPAPAVAVVFVAVVAVAYAFLAGSTKRQFDGSVDEDEGPIAGLLESLRVGLRGLFEGSRQYLGARRSGIDVGRALRRPWDPRTCGIGIALTATFWIGVSGVWTVSGPLEDWIAFGVGTASPVLLAAVPGFEAAFLGHVSPGMGVLVGFLLGAALAALVSGDFELTPPTRSAGVAPVAGGVLMGVGANLAPGCNVTNLYTGVASLSAHGLLASAGIVLGAYAGTRLLFRTRG from the coding sequence ATGAGTGAGATTGGCCTCGCAGTGGTGGCCGGCGTCGGGTTCGGCGTCTTCTTCCAGAAGGGGCGGATCTGCTATGCGAGCGCCCTGTCGGACTTCTTCCTGTTTCGATCCTCGCGGGTCGGCGGCGGCATCGTCCTCGCCACGCTACTCACCACACTCTCCTGGAGCGGGGCGTACCTCGTCGGTGGCGAGGCGGGCTTTTGGCTGCCTCCCTGGGGACTCTACGGGTTGATCGGCGGTGCGATCTTCGGCGTCGGGATGATTCTGGCGGGAGCCTGCCTGACAAGCACGCTCTGGCGGGTCGCCAGCGGGAGCGGCCAGTACGGCCTCGTCCTGGGTGGCGTCGTCGTGGGCGTTCTCCTCACCGGCCTGGCTCACCCCTGGCTCGGGGAGCTGTACTTCACGCCGCTGTGGCTCGGGACTGGCACCACGGCGTTCGCACTTCCCGTCCCCGCCCCTGCCGTGGCTGTGGTCTTCGTCGCCGTCGTCGCAGTCGCGTATGCGTTCCTCGCTGGATCCACGAAGCGCCAATTCGACGGCTCGGTCGACGAGGACGAGGGACCCATCGCTGGACTGTTGGAATCTCTCCGCGTCGGCTTGCGAGGGCTCTTCGAGGGCTCGCGGCAGTACCTCGGCGCTCGCCGATCAGGGATCGACGTCGGCCGTGCGCTCCGTCGGCCGTGGGATCCCCGGACCTGTGGAATCGGAATCGCGCTCACGGCGACGTTCTGGATCGGCGTCTCGGGCGTCTGGACCGTCTCCGGCCCGCTGGAGGACTGGATCGCCTTCGGGGTCGGCACCGCGAGTCCTGTGCTGCTGGCTGCCGTGCCCGGTTTCGAAGCTGCCTTTCTCGGGCACGTCTCACCGGGGATGGGCGTGCTCGTGGGCTTTCTCCTCGGAGCCGCCCTCGCGGCACTCGTGAGTGGTGACTTCGAACTCACGCCGCCGACACGCTCGGCCGGCGTCGCGCCCGTCGCCGGCGGCGTCCTGATGGGTGTCGGCGCAAATCTCGCACCTGGGTGTAACGTGACGAACCTCTACACTGGCGTCGCCTCGTTGAGCGCCCACGGACTCCTCGCCAGCGCGGGGATCGTCCTGGGTGCGTACGCCGGGACGCGCCTGCTCTTTCGCACTCGCGGGTGA
- a CDS encoding cupredoxin domain-containing protein — MPASLYRRRFLGVVGIGLCSAVGGCLGASDGSEATTTDADRLATVSIREGEFTPDSLDAATGQEATLVFENADDREHVVRGDFADFEVRVPAGETASRTVTMPEKPDTYTVECDGEGVLDVEAVPENVMGGCSLADE; from the coding sequence ATGCCGGCGTCACTGTATCGACGGCGATTTCTCGGCGTTGTGGGGATCGGGCTCTGTTCGGCAGTCGGTGGCTGCCTCGGCGCGTCCGACGGGAGTGAGGCGACCACTACCGACGCGGATCGGCTGGCGACCGTCTCGATTCGCGAGGGCGAGTTCACCCCGGACTCGCTGGACGCCGCGACGGGCCAGGAGGCCACACTCGTCTTCGAAAATGCGGACGACCGGGAACACGTCGTGCGAGGGGACTTCGCCGACTTCGAGGTCCGCGTTCCGGCGGGCGAGACGGCCTCCCGGACGGTGACGATGCCCGAGAAGCCGGACACGTACACGGTCGAGTGTGACGGCGAGGGCGTACTCGACGTCGAGGCCGTCCCCGAGAACGTGATGGGCGGCTGTAGCCTCGCCGATGAGTGA